GCGTCGTCTACGGCAGCGCCATCCACAAGGCGGTCGAGTTCTACCTGCGGCGCCGGGCCGTGGGGAACTTCACCTCGCTGGAGGACTTCTTGAAGTCCTTCGACGACGCGTGGCGGAACGAGGGGTTCCTCACGCGCGAGCACGAGGAGCAGCGCAAGCGCGCGGGCGTCCTGGCGCTGACGCGCTTCTACCACGAGGAGGAAGCGTCAGGGCAGAAGCCCACGGACGTCGAGCGCGAGTTCGGCTTCGTGCTGGGTCCGACGCGCGTCCGGGGGCGCTTCGACCGCGTGGACGACACGCCCGAGGGCACAGTCGTCATCGACTACAAGTCGAGCGACGTCACTGAGCAGAAGAAGGCCGACCAGCGCGCCAAGGACAGCCTTCAGCTCAAGATGTACGCGCTCGCGCAGAAGGAGATGACGGGCCACCTGCCGGTGCGCGTCGAGCTCCGCTTCCTGGAATCCGGCCTGGCCGGCCGCCACAAGCCGACGGAGAAAAACCTCGGCGAGGCCCGAGAGGCCATCGAGGCCGCGGCGGCCGGGATCCGCGCCCGCCGCTTCGATCCGACGCCGGGCTACCAGACCTGCCGCTACTGCGCCTACAACCAGATCTGCCCCAGCACCGCCACCCGCGAATAGCGCTCTCCGTGGTTGCGCCGATGGAGTGCCTGTAGTACAGTCCTGTCCTACAGGAGGAAGCGTATGCCTACCAGCGTTCGGCTCGACGCCAAGACCGAGAGCCTGCTCCGGCGGTTGGCGCGCCAGAAGCGGCTGACGAAGTCAGCAGTGATTCGGGAAGCCGTGCTCTACTTTGCTCGGGAGGAGGCTGCCCGGCCTCGGAAGACCCCGTTCGAGGCGGCGGCTCACCTGATCGGATCCCTCAGAGGGCTCCCACCCGATCTGTCTGAGCGCACCGGCGACAGATTCTACAAGATGCTGGTCGAGCAACACCGCAAGTGATGCTGGTGGACGCCGGCCCGCTAGTGGCCTTGCTCAGCAAGGATGATGCGCGCTACCGGCGCTGTAGGGCGGTGTTCCGAGGCCTGCGCGAACCGCCGCTCACAGTGTGGCCGGTCCTAACCGACGCGATGCATCTCTTGCGCGACTCGTGGGGGGGCCAGGACAGACTGTTCGGGCTGCTGGAGGTGGGCTCCGTCGAGATCGCGCCGCTCGGTCCTGGCGACCTCTCACGAATGCGGCAGCTCATGCAGAAATACCACGATCTGCCGATGGACTTCGCCGACGCGGCGCTGGTGACGGTCGCCGAGCGCGAGGGCATCACCCGCGTCTTCACGC
The genomic region above belongs to Candidatus Methylomirabilota bacterium and contains:
- a CDS encoding ribbon-helix-helix protein, CopG family — encoded protein: MPTSVRLDAKTESLLRRLARQKRLTKSAVIREAVLYFAREEAARPRKTPFEAAAHLIGSLRGLPPDLSERTGDRFYKMLVEQHRK
- a CDS encoding PIN domain-containing protein — encoded protein: MLVDAGPLVALLSKDDARYRRCRAVFRGLREPPLTVWPVLTDAMHLLRDSWGGQDRLFGLLEVGSVEIAPLGPGDLSRMRQLMQKYHDLPMDFADAALVTVAEREGITRVFTLDRRDFEVYRPAKIGRFSLVP